The Oryzias latipes chromosome 16, ASM223467v1 genome includes a region encoding these proteins:
- the LOC101168399 gene encoding zona pellucida sperm-binding protein 3 isoform X1, with protein sequence MVRVVCLNMLYLLVSVYLLLSCTGGGPRAVKAFNQTDLVIEALRRVFRDKPPPPPQPRLHGVPMFTDSHQDQPSPPRGNGQGAVSEPVRELLLPVWPDISPRSASAVTVRTSCAQSRMQLQVDRSIIGSEEPDSLLRLGTCRVSRSTETHLYFDYDLSMCGTKRTTIDNRMVYFNVLHYNPPKPRGPIRRALPFSLPVACYFSRYIHTYKVGHTPTVQIHEVSNQRKNIAKVTLTARNAEWEKFSPSDHFVIGDSLHFEAKVSTLSQHERLYVHTCYISRDQSHTATPQFPIMKNYGCMVEKRTGRSRFIKHNDDAVRFSVDSSSFKGMTGQPLYMHCIVSVEDSAPTPSAKSCSYNTKDRKWVELFGPDSVCDCCDSICSSTAPTEMQVMSSRPWSIESKGKGVSSMKRKSVPDSPLTTEAPRLEPGEQSWRSWPAEPAEMLMGKVEQLRRGLDWSFGDGGVSWFDEAEKKHVKGSAVVEEEKITEPHRIFEEIFRFDEPVPA encoded by the exons ATGGTTCGTGTCGTTTGTCTAAACATGCTTTACCTGCTCGTTTCGGTTTACCTGCTGCTGTCCTGCACCGGCGGCGGACCGCGCGCCGTCAAGGCTTTCAATCAAACCGACCTCGTAATAGAAGCGCTGAGGAGAGTTTTTCGGGACAAACCGCCTCCTCCGCCGCAGCCCAGGCTTCACGGTGTTCCAATGTTTACGGACTCTCATCAGGACCAACCCTCCCCACCCAGAGGCAACGGGCAGGGGGCAGTCTCCGAGCCCGTGCGTGAGCTCCTGCTCCCGGTTTGGCCCGACATCAGTCCTCGCAGCGCCTCGGCGGTGACCGTGCGCACGTCGTGCGCGCAGAGCAGGATGCAGCTGCAGGTGGACCGGAGCATCATCGGTTCCGAGGAGCCGGATTCTCTGCTCAGGCTGGGGACGTGTCGAGTCAGTCGGTCCACGGAGACTCACCTTTACTTTGACTACGACCTTAGCATGTGTGGAACCAAACGCACG ACAATTGATAACCGGATGGTGTACTTTAATGTGCTGCATTATAACCCACCGAAGCCCAGAGGACCAATCAGACGAGCTTTACCCTTCAGCCTGCCTGTTGCATGTTACTTCAGTAG GTACATTCATACGTACAAAGTTGGCCACACACCAACGGTGCAGATCCATGAAGTTTCCAATCAAAGAAAGAACATAGCCAAAGTCACGCTGACGGCACGAAACG CTGAGTGGGAAAAATTTTCCCCGTCAGATCACTTTGTGATCGGGGATTCCTTACACTTTGAGGCGAAGGTGTCGACTTTGTCCCAACACGAAAGACTCTACGTCCACACTTGTTACATATCTCGAGACCAGTCGCACACCGCCACCCCTCAGTTTCCGATCATGAAAAACTATGG CTGCATGGTTGAGAAGAGAACCGGCCGCTCCAGATTCATCAAGCACAATGACGATGCTGTCAGGTTCTCTGTGGATTCATCCTCATTCAAAGGGATGACAGGACAG CCGCTCTACATGCACTGCATCGTTTCTGTGGAAGATTCAGCTCCCACACCATCAGCCAAGTCCTGCAGCTACAACACAAAAGACAGAAA GTGGGTGGAGTTATTTGGACCGGATTCAGTGTGCGACTGCTGCGACTCCATCTGCAGCTCCACAGCACCAACAG AAATGCAAGTTATGAGCAGCAGACCTTGGAGCATAGAGTCCAAAGGGAAAGGGGTTTCCTCCATGAAGAGGAAGAGCGTACCGGACAGTCCTCTGACAACAGAAGCACCACGGCTGGAGCCGGgtgagcagagctggaggtcgTGGCCTGCAGAACCGGCAGAAATGCTGATGGGTAAGGTGGAGCAGCTGCGGAGGGGGCTGGACTGGTCGTTCGGGGATGGAGGGGTGTCGTGGTTTGATGAAGCTGAGAAGAAGCATGTGAAAGGATCTGCTGTTGTGGAGGAGGAAAAGATCACAGAACCCCACCGAATCTTTGAAGAAATCTTCCGTTTTGACGAACCAGTTCCTGCTTAA
- the LOC101168399 gene encoding zona pellucida sperm-binding protein 3 isoform X2, whose translation MVRVVCLNMLYLLVSVYLLLSCTGGGPRAVKAFNQTDLVIEALRRVFRDKPPPPPQPRLHGVPMFTDSHQDQPSPPRGNGQGAVSEPVRELLLPVWPDISPRSASAVTVRTSCAQSRMQLQVDRSIIGSEEPDSLLRLGTCRVSRSTETHLYFDYDLSMCGTKRTTIDNRMVYFNVLHYNPPKPRGPIRRALPFSLPVACYFSRYIHTYKVGHTPTVQIHEVSNQRKNIAKVTLTARNAEWEKFSPSDHFVIGDSLHFEAKVSTLSQHERLYVHTCYISRDQSHTATPQFPIMKNYGCMVEKRTGRSRFIKHNDDAVRFSVDSSSFKGMTGQVGGVIWTGFSVRLLRLHLQLHSTNRNASYEQQTLEHRVQRERGFLHEEEERTGQSSDNRSTTAGAG comes from the exons ATGGTTCGTGTCGTTTGTCTAAACATGCTTTACCTGCTCGTTTCGGTTTACCTGCTGCTGTCCTGCACCGGCGGCGGACCGCGCGCCGTCAAGGCTTTCAATCAAACCGACCTCGTAATAGAAGCGCTGAGGAGAGTTTTTCGGGACAAACCGCCTCCTCCGCCGCAGCCCAGGCTTCACGGTGTTCCAATGTTTACGGACTCTCATCAGGACCAACCCTCCCCACCCAGAGGCAACGGGCAGGGGGCAGTCTCCGAGCCCGTGCGTGAGCTCCTGCTCCCGGTTTGGCCCGACATCAGTCCTCGCAGCGCCTCGGCGGTGACCGTGCGCACGTCGTGCGCGCAGAGCAGGATGCAGCTGCAGGTGGACCGGAGCATCATCGGTTCCGAGGAGCCGGATTCTCTGCTCAGGCTGGGGACGTGTCGAGTCAGTCGGTCCACGGAGACTCACCTTTACTTTGACTACGACCTTAGCATGTGTGGAACCAAACGCACG ACAATTGATAACCGGATGGTGTACTTTAATGTGCTGCATTATAACCCACCGAAGCCCAGAGGACCAATCAGACGAGCTTTACCCTTCAGCCTGCCTGTTGCATGTTACTTCAGTAG GTACATTCATACGTACAAAGTTGGCCACACACCAACGGTGCAGATCCATGAAGTTTCCAATCAAAGAAAGAACATAGCCAAAGTCACGCTGACGGCACGAAACG CTGAGTGGGAAAAATTTTCCCCGTCAGATCACTTTGTGATCGGGGATTCCTTACACTTTGAGGCGAAGGTGTCGACTTTGTCCCAACACGAAAGACTCTACGTCCACACTTGTTACATATCTCGAGACCAGTCGCACACCGCCACCCCTCAGTTTCCGATCATGAAAAACTATGG CTGCATGGTTGAGAAGAGAACCGGCCGCTCCAGATTCATCAAGCACAATGACGATGCTGTCAGGTTCTCTGTGGATTCATCCTCATTCAAAGGGATGACAGGACAG GTGGGTGGAGTTATTTGGACCGGATTCAGTGTGCGACTGCTGCGACTCCATCTGCAGCTCCACAGCACCAACAG AAATGCAAGTTATGAGCAGCAGACCTTGGAGCATAGAGTCCAAAGGGAAAGGGGTTTCCTCCATGAAGAGGAAGAGCGTACCGGACAGTCCTCTGACAACAGAAGCACCACGGCTGGAGCCGGgtga
- the ccdc105 gene encoding coiled-coil domain-containing protein 105 isoform X3 gives MQLQSVPVGSGSFGPPSWRERTVQSIRRAEHLVRQTGAGLSAACRRPLSAGFPQRLMQEASTDKIRAVKCAESRDSICSKKQTRARTAAVTKGSPAMFPPPGLRERCTAASSAMASRYMREVREVEAQLQRQAGRVTEEVTKLQGERGHLERALRGLRTDLAVNRRSREARSKRPAPVNTQEKDGADSLLLWERKELTELKLDLEEVLGNTRTQLQALGESSRRLLACASERAQVLELLPRSGSAGLHGATDHMQTLPNSSFTPKCKQVLESSSLAVQQSQLLRQRIRQTLSSATSRQNAAHLSVNDSLLQKVAEADGVQSLALTRAATRQAVSRKQREIKSIIYSRGRVQGPEYNSDTLTREKLNRPLVQVYQRHAAMRLPEAAHIAQGSAALTRCLTSCEGELAALQGACLQLLGDLHSQRAAAQVDQTILHMRRQQADRRDMSSFSSRGRAESKALTIGGATRE, from the exons ATGCAGCTTCAGTCGGTCCCCGTCGGTTCCGGCTCTTTTGGGCCGCCGTCCTGGCGCGAGAGAACGGTGCAGTCCATCCGGCGGGCGGAGCACCTGGTCCGGCAGACTGGAGCGGGGCTGTCGGCGGCTTGCAGGCGGCCTCTGAGCGCCGGTTTCCCCCAGAGATTAATGCAAGAAGCGTCCACTGATAAGATCCGGGCGGTGAAATGCGCAGAGAGTCGTGACTCGATCTGCAGCAAGAAGCAGACCAGAGCCCGAACTGCAGCCGTGACG AAGGGATCTCCTGCCATGTTCCCTCCTCCTGGCTTGCGTGAGCGGTGCACAGCAGCCAGCTCTGCCATGGCCAGCCGGTACATGCGGGAGGTGCGGGAGGTGGAGGCTCAGCTGCAGCGCCAGGCTGGCAGGGTGACAGAGGAGGTCACCAAGCTGCAAGGGGAGCGGGGCCACCTGGAGAGGGCACTGCGGGGCCTCAGGACCGACCTGGCCGTTAACAGGAGAAGCCGGGAGGCCAGGAGCAAACGGCCGGCCCCCGTCAATACG CAGGAGAAAGACGGTGCTGACAGCTTGTTGTTGTGGGAGAGGAAAGAACTGACTGAGCTGAAACTGGATCTGGAGGAAGTGCTGGGAAACACAAGGACCCAGCTGCAG GCTCTGGGTGAGAGCAGCAGGCGGCTGCTGGCCTGCGCCTCTGAGCGGGCACAAGTGTTGGAGCTGCTGCCCCGCAGCGGCTCTGCAGGACTCCACGGCGCCACCGATCACATGCAAACCCTCCCCAACAGCTCCTTCACGCCAA AGTGTAAACAGGTTCTGGAGTCTTCTTCGCTGGCAGTCCAGCAATCGCAGCTTCTGAGGCAGAGAATCAGGCAGACGCTGAGCAGCGCCACCAGCAGGCAGAACGCGGCTCACCTTTCCGTCAACGATAGCCTTCTGCAGAAGGTCGCAGAGGCTGACGGAGTCCAG agCCTGGCGCTGACCCGTGCAGCCACCAGGCAGGCTGTGTCACGCAAGCAGAGGGAGATAAAATCCATCATTTACAGCCGAGGAAGAGTGCAG GGTCCAGAGTACAACAGTGACACACTGACCCGGGAGAAGCTCAACAGGCCTCTGGTGCAGGTTTATCAGCGACACGCAGCAATGCGACTCCCTGAAGCCGCTCACATTGCTCAA GGCAGCGCTGCGCTGACTCGATGTTTGACATCCTGTGAGGGGGAGCTGGCGGCGCTGCAGGGCGCGTGCCTGCAGCTGCTGGGTGACCTGCACAGCCAGAGAGCAGCAGCTCAGGTGGACCAGACCATCCTCCATATGAGGCGTCAGCAGGCCGACAGGCGAGACATGTCCAGTTTCTCCAGCAGGGGGCGTGCTGAATCCAAAGCACTCACCATTGGTGGAGCTACACGAGAATAA
- the ccdc105 gene encoding coiled-coil domain-containing protein 105 isoform X1, with amino-acid sequence MQLQSVPVGSGSFGPPSWRERTVQSIRRAEHLVRQTGAGLSAACRRPLSAGFPQRLMQEASTDKIRAVKCAESRDSICSKKQTRARTAAVTKGSPAMFPPPGLRERCTAASSAMASRYMREVREVEAQLQRQAGRVTEEVTKLQGERGHLERALRGLRTDLAVNRRSREARSKRPAPVNTQEKDGADSLLLWERKELTELKLDLEEVLGNTRTQLQALGESSRRLLACASERAQVLELLPRSGSAGLHGATDHMQTLPNSSFTPKCKQVLESSSLAVQQSQLLRQRIRQTLSSATSRQNAAHLSVNDSLLQKVAEADGVQQSLALTRAATRQAVSRKQREIKSIIYSRGRVQGPEYNSDTLTREKLNRPLVQVYQRHAAMRLPEAAHIAQGSAALTRCLTSCEGELAALQGACLQLLGDLHSQRAAAQVDQTILHMRRQQADRRDMSSFSSRGRAESKALTIGGATRE; translated from the exons ATGCAGCTTCAGTCGGTCCCCGTCGGTTCCGGCTCTTTTGGGCCGCCGTCCTGGCGCGAGAGAACGGTGCAGTCCATCCGGCGGGCGGAGCACCTGGTCCGGCAGACTGGAGCGGGGCTGTCGGCGGCTTGCAGGCGGCCTCTGAGCGCCGGTTTCCCCCAGAGATTAATGCAAGAAGCGTCCACTGATAAGATCCGGGCGGTGAAATGCGCAGAGAGTCGTGACTCGATCTGCAGCAAGAAGCAGACCAGAGCCCGAACTGCAGCCGTGACG AAGGGATCTCCTGCCATGTTCCCTCCTCCTGGCTTGCGTGAGCGGTGCACAGCAGCCAGCTCTGCCATGGCCAGCCGGTACATGCGGGAGGTGCGGGAGGTGGAGGCTCAGCTGCAGCGCCAGGCTGGCAGGGTGACAGAGGAGGTCACCAAGCTGCAAGGGGAGCGGGGCCACCTGGAGAGGGCACTGCGGGGCCTCAGGACCGACCTGGCCGTTAACAGGAGAAGCCGGGAGGCCAGGAGCAAACGGCCGGCCCCCGTCAATACG CAGGAGAAAGACGGTGCTGACAGCTTGTTGTTGTGGGAGAGGAAAGAACTGACTGAGCTGAAACTGGATCTGGAGGAAGTGCTGGGAAACACAAGGACCCAGCTGCAG GCTCTGGGTGAGAGCAGCAGGCGGCTGCTGGCCTGCGCCTCTGAGCGGGCACAAGTGTTGGAGCTGCTGCCCCGCAGCGGCTCTGCAGGACTCCACGGCGCCACCGATCACATGCAAACCCTCCCCAACAGCTCCTTCACGCCAA AGTGTAAACAGGTTCTGGAGTCTTCTTCGCTGGCAGTCCAGCAATCGCAGCTTCTGAGGCAGAGAATCAGGCAGACGCTGAGCAGCGCCACCAGCAGGCAGAACGCGGCTCACCTTTCCGTCAACGATAGCCTTCTGCAGAAGGTCGCAGAGGCTGACGGAGTCCAG cagagCCTGGCGCTGACCCGTGCAGCCACCAGGCAGGCTGTGTCACGCAAGCAGAGGGAGATAAAATCCATCATTTACAGCCGAGGAAGAGTGCAG GGTCCAGAGTACAACAGTGACACACTGACCCGGGAGAAGCTCAACAGGCCTCTGGTGCAGGTTTATCAGCGACACGCAGCAATGCGACTCCCTGAAGCCGCTCACATTGCTCAA GGCAGCGCTGCGCTGACTCGATGTTTGACATCCTGTGAGGGGGAGCTGGCGGCGCTGCAGGGCGCGTGCCTGCAGCTGCTGGGTGACCTGCACAGCCAGAGAGCAGCAGCTCAGGTGGACCAGACCATCCTCCATATGAGGCGTCAGCAGGCCGACAGGCGAGACATGTCCAGTTTCTCCAGCAGGGGGCGTGCTGAATCCAAAGCACTCACCATTGGTGGAGCTACACGAGAATAA
- the ccdc105 gene encoding coiled-coil domain-containing protein 105 isoform X2, whose translation MQLQSVPVGSGSFGPPSWRERTVQSIRRAEHLVRQTGAGLSAACRRPLSAGFPQRLMQEASTDKIRAVKCAESRDSICSKKQTRARTAAVTKGSPAMFPPPGLRERCTAASSAMASRYMREVREVEAQLQRQAGRVTEEVTKLQGERGHLERALRGLRTDLAVNRRSREARSKRPAPVNTEKDGADSLLLWERKELTELKLDLEEVLGNTRTQLQALGESSRRLLACASERAQVLELLPRSGSAGLHGATDHMQTLPNSSFTPKCKQVLESSSLAVQQSQLLRQRIRQTLSSATSRQNAAHLSVNDSLLQKVAEADGVQQSLALTRAATRQAVSRKQREIKSIIYSRGRVQGPEYNSDTLTREKLNRPLVQVYQRHAAMRLPEAAHIAQGSAALTRCLTSCEGELAALQGACLQLLGDLHSQRAAAQVDQTILHMRRQQADRRDMSSFSSRGRAESKALTIGGATRE comes from the exons ATGCAGCTTCAGTCGGTCCCCGTCGGTTCCGGCTCTTTTGGGCCGCCGTCCTGGCGCGAGAGAACGGTGCAGTCCATCCGGCGGGCGGAGCACCTGGTCCGGCAGACTGGAGCGGGGCTGTCGGCGGCTTGCAGGCGGCCTCTGAGCGCCGGTTTCCCCCAGAGATTAATGCAAGAAGCGTCCACTGATAAGATCCGGGCGGTGAAATGCGCAGAGAGTCGTGACTCGATCTGCAGCAAGAAGCAGACCAGAGCCCGAACTGCAGCCGTGACG AAGGGATCTCCTGCCATGTTCCCTCCTCCTGGCTTGCGTGAGCGGTGCACAGCAGCCAGCTCTGCCATGGCCAGCCGGTACATGCGGGAGGTGCGGGAGGTGGAGGCTCAGCTGCAGCGCCAGGCTGGCAGGGTGACAGAGGAGGTCACCAAGCTGCAAGGGGAGCGGGGCCACCTGGAGAGGGCACTGCGGGGCCTCAGGACCGACCTGGCCGTTAACAGGAGAAGCCGGGAGGCCAGGAGCAAACGGCCGGCCCCCGTCAATACG GAGAAAGACGGTGCTGACAGCTTGTTGTTGTGGGAGAGGAAAGAACTGACTGAGCTGAAACTGGATCTGGAGGAAGTGCTGGGAAACACAAGGACCCAGCTGCAG GCTCTGGGTGAGAGCAGCAGGCGGCTGCTGGCCTGCGCCTCTGAGCGGGCACAAGTGTTGGAGCTGCTGCCCCGCAGCGGCTCTGCAGGACTCCACGGCGCCACCGATCACATGCAAACCCTCCCCAACAGCTCCTTCACGCCAA AGTGTAAACAGGTTCTGGAGTCTTCTTCGCTGGCAGTCCAGCAATCGCAGCTTCTGAGGCAGAGAATCAGGCAGACGCTGAGCAGCGCCACCAGCAGGCAGAACGCGGCTCACCTTTCCGTCAACGATAGCCTTCTGCAGAAGGTCGCAGAGGCTGACGGAGTCCAG cagagCCTGGCGCTGACCCGTGCAGCCACCAGGCAGGCTGTGTCACGCAAGCAGAGGGAGATAAAATCCATCATTTACAGCCGAGGAAGAGTGCAG GGTCCAGAGTACAACAGTGACACACTGACCCGGGAGAAGCTCAACAGGCCTCTGGTGCAGGTTTATCAGCGACACGCAGCAATGCGACTCCCTGAAGCCGCTCACATTGCTCAA GGCAGCGCTGCGCTGACTCGATGTTTGACATCCTGTGAGGGGGAGCTGGCGGCGCTGCAGGGCGCGTGCCTGCAGCTGCTGGGTGACCTGCACAGCCAGAGAGCAGCAGCTCAGGTGGACCAGACCATCCTCCATATGAGGCGTCAGCAGGCCGACAGGCGAGACATGTCCAGTTTCTCCAGCAGGGGGCGTGCTGAATCCAAAGCACTCACCATTGGTGGAGCTACACGAGAATAA
- the ccdc105 gene encoding coiled-coil domain-containing protein 105 isoform X4, translated as MQLQSVPVGSGSFGPPSWRERTVQSIRRAEHLVRQTGAGLSAACRRPLSAGFPQRLMQEASTDKIRAVKCAESRDSICSKKQTRARTAAVTKGSPAMFPPPGLRERCTAASSAMASRYMREVREVEAQLQRQAGRVTEEVTKLQGERGHLERALRGLRTDLAVNRRSREARSKRPAPVNTEKDGADSLLLWERKELTELKLDLEEVLGNTRTQLQALGESSRRLLACASERAQVLELLPRSGSAGLHGATDHMQTLPNSSFTPKCKQVLESSSLAVQQSQLLRQRIRQTLSSATSRQNAAHLSVNDSLLQKVAEADGVQSLALTRAATRQAVSRKQREIKSIIYSRGRVQGPEYNSDTLTREKLNRPLVQVYQRHAAMRLPEAAHIAQGSAALTRCLTSCEGELAALQGACLQLLGDLHSQRAAAQVDQTILHMRRQQADRRDMSSFSSRGRAESKALTIGGATRE; from the exons ATGCAGCTTCAGTCGGTCCCCGTCGGTTCCGGCTCTTTTGGGCCGCCGTCCTGGCGCGAGAGAACGGTGCAGTCCATCCGGCGGGCGGAGCACCTGGTCCGGCAGACTGGAGCGGGGCTGTCGGCGGCTTGCAGGCGGCCTCTGAGCGCCGGTTTCCCCCAGAGATTAATGCAAGAAGCGTCCACTGATAAGATCCGGGCGGTGAAATGCGCAGAGAGTCGTGACTCGATCTGCAGCAAGAAGCAGACCAGAGCCCGAACTGCAGCCGTGACG AAGGGATCTCCTGCCATGTTCCCTCCTCCTGGCTTGCGTGAGCGGTGCACAGCAGCCAGCTCTGCCATGGCCAGCCGGTACATGCGGGAGGTGCGGGAGGTGGAGGCTCAGCTGCAGCGCCAGGCTGGCAGGGTGACAGAGGAGGTCACCAAGCTGCAAGGGGAGCGGGGCCACCTGGAGAGGGCACTGCGGGGCCTCAGGACCGACCTGGCCGTTAACAGGAGAAGCCGGGAGGCCAGGAGCAAACGGCCGGCCCCCGTCAATACG GAGAAAGACGGTGCTGACAGCTTGTTGTTGTGGGAGAGGAAAGAACTGACTGAGCTGAAACTGGATCTGGAGGAAGTGCTGGGAAACACAAGGACCCAGCTGCAG GCTCTGGGTGAGAGCAGCAGGCGGCTGCTGGCCTGCGCCTCTGAGCGGGCACAAGTGTTGGAGCTGCTGCCCCGCAGCGGCTCTGCAGGACTCCACGGCGCCACCGATCACATGCAAACCCTCCCCAACAGCTCCTTCACGCCAA AGTGTAAACAGGTTCTGGAGTCTTCTTCGCTGGCAGTCCAGCAATCGCAGCTTCTGAGGCAGAGAATCAGGCAGACGCTGAGCAGCGCCACCAGCAGGCAGAACGCGGCTCACCTTTCCGTCAACGATAGCCTTCTGCAGAAGGTCGCAGAGGCTGACGGAGTCCAG agCCTGGCGCTGACCCGTGCAGCCACCAGGCAGGCTGTGTCACGCAAGCAGAGGGAGATAAAATCCATCATTTACAGCCGAGGAAGAGTGCAG GGTCCAGAGTACAACAGTGACACACTGACCCGGGAGAAGCTCAACAGGCCTCTGGTGCAGGTTTATCAGCGACACGCAGCAATGCGACTCCCTGAAGCCGCTCACATTGCTCAA GGCAGCGCTGCGCTGACTCGATGTTTGACATCCTGTGAGGGGGAGCTGGCGGCGCTGCAGGGCGCGTGCCTGCAGCTGCTGGGTGACCTGCACAGCCAGAGAGCAGCAGCTCAGGTGGACCAGACCATCCTCCATATGAGGCGTCAGCAGGCCGACAGGCGAGACATGTCCAGTTTCTCCAGCAGGGGGCGTGCTGAATCCAAAGCACTCACCATTGGTGGAGCTACACGAGAATAA
- the LOC101157564 gene encoding putative leucine-rich repeat-containing protein DDB_G0290503, which translates to MSSRGRNGFCRICGGDLQGNQRRWLFGSQNKKGSQPPTPTESLRGGSLSRSSQSSPWGSTLSLGSSGSLSKSQSFLGSPSKSVDLLSVLTHILGQQVPRGSGREEFVCGKCVSALERVFKFDSVISRVRVLSTERLQKLTQERDKIRQWVRSNYRQRHLQEFQSRSSISEDDGEVEKEAYRDMLKENMALSGYECWSERWDTCPYFIRTGKRCRRGKGCEGCDSLRVSDSDYESVCGIPRHLPSDAFSPLGLSGDRSSSMPLHWQKGPTISSSPASLAGSSLSLRAPSRTQSVQSLDLLDGNDPVDLTGVQPLNFVLMELRGVEAKPVSSPSGSRIPVLGKNTGKRLDKTDGGASPRVSRVLNFAENGKDGMDEEDGDVLMELRDEYMPLRESTPGRVNTAVRNLRAQLDKATTCIRTLEAELKQGGSKPAEANGQVDLGSDGGDGFLLQNLGHSLHSRERLIQECLALIRRLSEGEEASSELTHCLKEVLAENKAALEALRSERSEKEKRLEKEAEALRKAGRDRERDLDTLNTVLRCNQEIIGDLRVALEEKERQLKDVEKERDLWRQRDDALSAVLQDKEDLILSFRQQLESSGTETELAALLKDKADKSATLCQEVSNLTASLQQYQDMVKSQQETHGQAVSALSAQLKEARQELRNKQKEKKEAEREWQNEREDREREAGKLRDSLEKRDKLIERILLDSEERDRLLTELQQNLQNKRETVTAVKHTL; encoded by the exons ATGTCCAGCAGAGGGAGAAACGGCTTTTGCAGGATCTGCGGTGGAGATCTTCAGGGAAACCAACGGCGATGGCTCTTTGGGAGCCAAAACAAAAAGGGCAGTCAGCCTCCGACCCCAACAGAGTCTCTGAGAGGAGGCAGCCTGAGCCGGTCCTCACAGAGCAGCCCATGGG GCAGCACCTTATCTCTTGGATCCTCTGGTTCGCTCTCCAAGTCTCAGTCGTTTTTGGGCTCCCCCTCCAAAAGTGTGGACCTGCTCTCGGTGCTGACCCACATTCTGGGGCAGCAGGTGCCACGAGGCAGCGGACGGGAGGAGTTTGTGTGCGGCAAATGCGTCTCAGCCCTGGAGCGGGTGTTCAAGTTCGACTCTGTGATCTCCAGGGTCCGTGTTCTTTCCACTGAACGCCTTCAGAAGCTGACGCAGGAGAGGGACAAGATCCGACAGTGGGTACGCAGCAATTACCGGCAGAGGCACCTGCAGGAGTTTCAGAGCAGGAGCAGCATCAGCGAGGATGATGGGGAGGTGGAGAAGGAGGCCTACAGGGATATGCTCAAAGAAAACATGGCGCTCTCGGGCTACGAGTGCTGGTCTGAGCGGTGGGACACGTGTCCGTATTTCATACGAACCGGTAAAAGATGCAGGAGAGGCAAAGGCTGTGAAGGCTGTGACTCCCTGAGGGTGTCGGACTCTGACTACGAGTCCGTCTGCGGGATTCCTCGGCACTTGCCTTCGGATGCCTTCTCCCCCTTGGGGCTGTCCGGGGACAGGTCCAGCAGCATGCCCCTCCATTGGCAGAAAGGTCCAACCATCAGCTCCAGCCCCGCTTCGTTGGCGGGATCCAGCCTTTCCTTACGAGCGCCTTCCCGTACCCAATCTGTCCAGTCTCTGGACCTACTGGATGGAAACGACCCGGTTGATTTAACCGGCGTCCAACCGCTTAACTTTGTGTTGATGGAGCTCCGAGGCGTTGAAGCAAAGCCAGTCAGTTCTCCTTCAGGGAGCAGAATCCCGGTTCTGGGCAAAAACACTGGGAAAAGATTGGATAAAACTGATGGGGGGGCGTCCCCAAGAGTAAGCAGAGTGCTGAACTTCGCTGAAAACGGAAAGGATGGAATGGATGAAGAGGATGGAGATGTCTTAATGGAGCTGAGGGATGAATACATGCCGCTGCGAGAG AGCACTCCCGGTCGGGTTAACACCGCTGTCAGGAACCTGCGGGCCCAGCTGGACAAAGCCACGACTTGCATCAGGACTCTGGAGGCTGAGTTGAAGCAAGGAGGGAGTAAACCAGCCGAAGCTAACGGACAAGTGGATCTGGGTTCT GATGGAGGAGACGGCTTCCTCCTGCAGAACCTCGGTCACTCCCTGCACAGCCGGGAGCGTCTGATCCAG GAGTGCTTGGCTCTGATTCGACGGCTGAGTGAGGGGGAGGAAGCCAGCTCTGAGCTGACCCACTGTCTGAAGGAGGTTTTGGCTGAGAACAAG GctgctctggaggctctgagatCTGAGAGGAGCGAGAAGGAGAAGAGGCTGGAAAAGGAGGCGGAGGCCCTGAGGAAGGCAGGGCGAGACAGAGAGCGAGACCTGGACACGCTGAACACCGTGCTGCGGTGCAACCAGGAGATCATAGGG GACCTGCGAGTGGCTCTGGAGGAGAAGGAGCGTCAGCTGAAGGATGTGGAGAAGGAGCGAGATTTGTGGAGACAGAGAGACGACGCCCTCTCTGCTGTCCTGCAGGACAAGGAGGACCTGATTCTGAGTTTTAGGCAGCAGCTGGAG TCTTCAGGCACTGAGACTGAGCTGGCTGCTTTGTTGAAGGACAAAGCAGACAAGAGTGCCACCTTGTGTCAGGAGGTCTCCAACCTCACAGCAAGCCTGCAGCAGTACCAGGACATGGTGAAG TCTCAGCAGGAGACTCACGGTCAGGCGGTGTCCGCTCTGTCGGCTCAACTCAAAGAAGCCCGGCAGGAGCTGAGGAACAAGCAGAAGGAAAAGAAGGAGGCTGAGCGAGAGTGGCAGAACGAGCGGGAGGACCGAGAGCGGGAGGCCGGGAAACTGAGGGACAGCCTGGAGAAGAGGGACAAACTCATTGAG CGAATCCTGCTGGATTCTGAGGAGCGGGACCGCCTGCTGacggagctgcagcagaacctgcagaacaaaCGGGAAACCGTGACGGCTGTCAAGCACACACTTTGA